Proteins co-encoded in one Opitutus terrae PB90-1 genomic window:
- a CDS encoding FecR family protein produces the protein MRIVKSISWLLFCGLMTFLVQGARAEQNRAPGHIRAVKVQGTVYATNLATQVQVPLTEGMVIGQQYVVTTGADSIAILLFSNGSAINLGADSTLSIDEFLQEPFDKELAAADLEEEPTTSVTKISLTRGELVGNVKKIKHEAGSSFVVNTPVGAAGIRGTTFRIVFRPTATGQVFFTLSTAEGRVLYEAPISRAVAAVPTGQEIVVAVDVQVNAATGTVAVTAPPVVTGTQPIPPATQAVIAVASQQIVQAAAAVIISTTQQAQADQAAAEKAAAEKAASEKAAAEKAAAEKAAAEKDAAEKAAAEKAAADKAAADKAAADKAAQEQQQQEQQEQQQQQQNPPPTDNPPPPPLPPPTTPPSNTTPGDGL, from the coding sequence ATGCGCATCGTGAAATCGATTTCCTGGCTGCTGTTCTGCGGCCTCATGACTTTCCTGGTGCAGGGCGCACGGGCGGAACAGAACCGTGCGCCGGGCCACATCCGGGCGGTCAAGGTGCAGGGCACCGTGTATGCGACGAACCTCGCGACGCAGGTTCAGGTGCCGCTGACCGAAGGCATGGTCATTGGCCAGCAATACGTGGTGACGACGGGAGCTGACTCGATCGCGATTCTGCTCTTCTCGAACGGCTCGGCGATCAATCTCGGCGCCGACTCCACCCTTTCGATCGACGAGTTCCTGCAGGAACCGTTCGACAAGGAACTCGCGGCCGCGGATCTCGAGGAGGAGCCGACGACGTCGGTCACTAAAATCTCGCTCACGCGGGGCGAGTTGGTCGGCAACGTCAAAAAGATCAAACACGAGGCGGGCTCGTCGTTTGTGGTGAACACGCCGGTGGGCGCGGCGGGCATTCGTGGCACGACGTTCCGGATCGTGTTCCGGCCGACGGCGACCGGCCAGGTCTTCTTCACGCTGAGCACGGCTGAGGGCCGGGTGCTGTACGAAGCTCCGATCAGCCGGGCGGTCGCGGCCGTCCCCACCGGTCAGGAAATCGTGGTGGCCGTCGACGTGCAGGTTAACGCCGCCACCGGCACGGTGGCCGTGACCGCACCTCCCGTGGTCACGGGCACGCAGCCGATTCCGCCCGCAACCCAGGCAGTCATCGCCGTCGCCAGCCAGCAGATCGTGCAGGCGGCTGCTGCGGTGATTATCAGCACCACCCAACAGGCCCAAGCTGACCAAGCCGCAGCCGAGAAGGCGGCGGCGGAAAAGGCTGCGTCCGAAAAGGCGGCGGCGGAGAAAGCGGCCGCTGAAAAAGCGGCGGCAGAAAAGGACGCAGCTGAAAAAGCCGCCGCGGAGAAGGCTGCGGCAGACAAGGCGGCTGCAGACAAAGCAGCCGCGGACAAAGCGGCGCAGGAGCAGCAGCAACAAGAGCAGCAGGAGCAACAACAGCAGCAGCAGAACCCGCCGCCCACGGACAATCCGCCGCCCCCACCTTTGCCTCCGCCGACCACGCCGCCATCCAACACCACGCCGGGT